GCTCGTCCCTCTCCGCTTTCTGGATCATGGTCGCGAACTCGTGGCTGCAAACGCCGAGCGGCGTGACCGTGGTGGACGGCAAGCTCGTCGTCACCGACTACCTCAAGGCGATCTTCAGCCCGGACATGCCTTGGGGCGCGTCGCACATGTGGTTCGCCGCACTCGAAACGGGCCTCGTCGTGATCGCCGGCATCTCGGCGTACTACCTGTTCAAGCGTCGCAATCCGGCGTTCTTTGTCCGCTCGTTCAAGCTCGCGCTCCTGCTGCTGGTATTCGTCGCGCCCGTGGAGATCTGGCTCGGCGATTCGAGCGGCGTCGACGTCTTCAAAACGCAGCCGGCCAAGGGCGCCGCGATCGAGGGCCACTGGGAAACGAACGCACCCGGCACCGGTGCGAGCTGGTCGCTCCTTGCGTGGCCGGATGCCGCCAAACAACGCAACGACTGGTCGCTTGAAGTGCCCGGCCTGCTGAGCGTTCTCGGCACGCACAGCCTGCACGGTCAGGTCACGGGTCTGAAAGACATTCCCGTCCAGAATCAGCCGCCGATGATCCCGCTGCTTTACTACGCGTTTCGCGTCATGGCCGGGATCGGCTTCCTGTTGATGGTGCTCGCGTTCTGGACCCTCTACGCATTGCGCCAGTCGGGCCGCCACCTCGACAAGCTGCTTGCGCAGCGCAAGCTGCTGCTCGCCTGGGTGCTGGCGATCCCGCTGCCGTACATTGCCGTCGAATGCGGCTGGATCGTGCGCGAGGTGGGCCGCCAGCCGTGGCTCGTCTACGGTCTACTGCGCACCGAGCATGCCGCCTCCGCCATTCCGGCCGGCACCGTTTTGGGCAGCATGATCATGTTCTGCGCCTTATTCGTCATCCTGATCGTGTCGTTCTTCGTGGCCGCCCGGCGCTGGCTGCGTCAAGGTCCCGATCTCGACGTGATGCCGCCGGCCGAGCCCGCACGTCAGGCCGTCGCGCACGCCGTCGACTATTGATCTGCGCCGTCTCCCCCAATTCGCTTTGACCTTACAGGAAGTCATCATGACCCCCGCATCAACCCAGGACCTGTTGAATCACGCATGGTTCGGGCTCATCGGCCTGATGCTCGTGCTCTACGTCGTCACGGACGGCTTTGACCTCGGCGTGGGCGTGCTCACGCTGCTGCAGCGCCGCGAGAGCGACCGCGACCTCATGGTCCAGTCCATCGGCCACGTCTGGGACGCCAACGAAACCTGGCTCGTCGTGCTCGGCGGCGCCCTCTTTGGCGCCTTTCCGGCGGCCTATGCGATGATCCTCTCTGATCTCTACGTCCCCGTGATGGTCCTCATCGCGAGCTTCATCATGCGTGGCGCGGCCCTCGAGTTCCGTCACGCGGCCCACTCGAGCAAGACCGTGTGGGACCGCGTTTTCGGCATCGGCAGCCTGCTCGCCGCGGTCTCGCAGGGCATCGTGCTCGGCAAGATTCTTACCGGCTTCGTGCCGGGCGCCTCGAGCCTCGGCTTCGTGGCGGTCACGGCGATCGGCGTCGTATCCGGCTATTGCCTGCTCGGCGCGACCTGGCTCGTGAAGAAGACCACGGGCGGCCTCGAGAGCTCGGCGCGCCGCTACGCAATCGTTTCTGTCTTCACGACCGTGGCCGCGGCCCTCGTGGTTTCGTTCGCGACGCTGAAGCTGAGCCCGGTCGGCGTGACGCGCTGGCAGGAACAGGGCGTCTTCCATCTGCTGATCGCGCTCGCGGTGCTCGCTGCGCTGGCGTTCCTGTATGTGCTTTACGCGATCCACATGCGCGGAGAACACGGCCCGTTCGTGGGGGCCACGCTGCTCTTCGTGATCTCGTTCGCGGGGCTCGCCATCAGCCTGTTCCCATACATCGTGCCGGGCGAGCTGACCGTTGCCGCCGCCGCCTCGGATAGCGCGACGCTCACTTTCATGCTCTTCGGCATCGGCACCGTCTTCCCGATCATGGTCGGCTACAATCTTTACCAATACCATCTGTTCCGCGGCAAGTTGGTGCCGGTAAAGCACTAGGCGGCCACCGCGCTCCGTCAACAACGCCTTGCGCGCGGGACACCGTGCGCAAGGCATTTTTCTTAGTGTCGCCGCGGGCGAAGCGTCACCGGCAAGCGACCCTTCGGCACGCCAGTGCCCGCAGAAGCGCTCGACGAAGCCATCAGCGCATCTCGGACCACGGCCGCGAGGAGATTCGCGCTCCCTCCATCAACCACTCAAGCCATGCCTGACACTCTCAGCTTCGACCACGCGCAGCGCTGCCACACGCGTCTTCACGGGCAGCCTGGTGCCGACACCGTCGCGATGCAGGAGCATGCCCGCGAGGCCTATGAAACCGTAACATTCGACGCGCCGGTGCCAGCTGGCGCACACATTCGCCGGCGCGGCGAAGAAGTGCGCGCGGGACAACTGCTGCTACCGGCCGGCGTGCGCATCGAGCCGGCGCATATCGGCGTCGCGGCCGCACCGGGGCATCGACATGCTCGATGTCTTCGCGACGCTGCGCGTGGGCATCCTGACTACCGGCGACGAGCTCGTCGCGCCGGGCGGCCCGCGCGAGGCACAGCAGATCTATGACAGCAACGGCTTGATGCTGGGCACGCTGGCAGCGGGCATGGGCGCGCACGTCGTGCGCACCGTTCATATGGGCGACG
The DNA window shown above is from Paraburkholderia sp. BL10I2N1 and carries:
- a CDS encoding cytochrome ubiquinol oxidase subunit I: MSVEALNLARGQFALTAIFHILWPILTISLSAFLLVVEILWVKTSDVVWYRHARFWSKLLLLNFAVGVVSGIPLEFEFGTNWGPFSRYTGQFFGNILGFEGALAFMLEAGFVGIMMLGWGRVPKGVHLFATAMVAFGSSLSAFWIMVANSWLQTPSGVTVVDGKLVVTDYLKAIFSPDMPWGASHMWFAALETGLVVIAGISAYYLFKRRNPAFFVRSFKLALLLLVFVAPVEIWLGDSSGVDVFKTQPAKGAAIEGHWETNAPGTGASWSLLAWPDAAKQRNDWSLEVPGLLSVLGTHSLHGQVTGLKDIPVQNQPPMIPLLYYAFRVMAGIGFLLMVLAFWTLYALRQSGRHLDKLLAQRKLLLAWVLAIPLPYIAVECGWIVREVGRQPWLVYGLLRTEHAASAIPAGTVLGSMIMFCALFVILIVSFFVAARRWLRQGPDLDVMPPAEPARQAVAHAVDY
- the cydB gene encoding cytochrome d ubiquinol oxidase subunit II — encoded protein: MTPASTQDLLNHAWFGLIGLMLVLYVVTDGFDLGVGVLTLLQRRESDRDLMVQSIGHVWDANETWLVVLGGALFGAFPAAYAMILSDLYVPVMVLIASFIMRGAALEFRHAAHSSKTVWDRVFGIGSLLAAVSQGIVLGKILTGFVPGASSLGFVAVTAIGVVSGYCLLGATWLVKKTTGGLESSARRYAIVSVFTTVAAALVVSFATLKLSPVGVTRWQEQGVFHLLIALAVLAALAFLYVLYAIHMRGEHGPFVGATLLFVISFAGLAISLFPYIVPGELTVAAAASDSATLTFMLFGIGTVFPIMVGYNLYQYHLFRGKLVPVKH